ATACCTACTAGTTTACTAAGTGCTGTGTTCTTCCGCACTATATTTCTAACTGCTCTTTCTCCTTCTTTCCTGTTACCTGTCCTTGGCTCCTGTCCCCCCGCGGCCCCCGTCTCTCTTTCTCAATGTGTCTCACCCCTGTTTCCCTCTCTCCTTCATCCTcggctcctcctctccctctctcctgtcCTTGTCTCTTTCTATCTCTATACAGGACTCCAAACGTTTCCTCCAATGGCAACCCTGGCTATGAGAGCCTACCCCTGACTGACAGGCAGTCCCCACCCCCCTCTGTGAGTCCTCTGTACTTGTGACGCCATCGCAGTGCCATTTTATCTCTGCTGTTAGTGCACACGCTCGCTTTATAATCAGTATCAAACGGACTAATATGGTGACCTCGCAGGACCCTGTGGGCTGGCCTTTTCTTTTTTCCGATGCTTCAAAACCCGCAAAAACATGAATTTACATGTTGTCACTGTTACTAATTTGTCTTGTATGTACTCTTATCACTATCTGGCCATTTTACAGAGCACCTTACCTTGaaaacaaccatttaaatgaAAATAATGAATAATGATGAATGTGAAATGTACTTTCAATAGCATCTCATGGTCATTCCCTGAGGAAGTCTGTATATACATAATGTATGACCACATGTTAACTCGGGACTAAACGTACAGTCTCATGACAACTTAGCTCTCTCCATGACAGGTGAACTCCATTCCCATGCAAGACGTGATGCAGCTAAAAGCTTCAGGAAAGAGCTACATATAGAACAAAGTTAGAGGATCCCTCTCTAACTTTTTCCAGAGCGTTTAGTTGCATCTTACAGTGTTCCTCATCAGATGGAGTCTGGAGTTGAATCCCCCCCATCACCCAATGAATTACTAATACATAACATGACCAAACTCTCGTGTTATAACAAATGAACTACATCCATGAGTAATGAGAAAGCTGCATGCATGTAGGGAGACTTGATGCAGCTGAAATCTGGAAAAAGCTAGTAAGtggactttttttgtcaaagTAATGCGCATATTAAGAACTAAGGAGGGAATCAAGTGAAGCGGTATGAGCTTTACTTCTCCTTTTTTTCCTTTAAGATTTCAAATGATGCTTTGATGTATTAAAGCCTGATGGTCAGATAGTGAATAAGTCATGTCCTGCTGTCTGCTGCTTTTGAGTTAATGCTGTGTGTGAATAACAAATGTTGTTCTTGTTTATTTTCTCTCAACACTCCTTTGGACATCTGAACCTGTCTCCTGTTGTCTCCCATCATCTGTTCGGGGCGTGCAGTACTCTCCCAGCATGCTGACTGGTTACGGGGGAGGTCAATCACACCCCAACCCCGCCCATTCGAGGAACCTGTATTCACGttgattttgttttttttgttaggAAATGTATAGAAAAAAATATGTTTAGTTTTCATATGAATGGACACTTTACTGAAATGAAAAAGAAACTAATCTAAATAAAATGAATGCTAGGTGTGAATTCAAAGTGCATAACGTCAGTACCACTGAGTATTATTATTAGAAGCACTTAAAAGAAACAGGTCCAAATGGACTGTTGATATAACCGACAATGATATACTGGTATATGGTTGTGCAAATATGAACCAAGTCCACTTGGTCTAAATTATTTCCCCTCGTCTGTCCAAACTCTGTGTAAACTGTGAACAGTGGTGAGGCAAGTCAGAATGGTATTGACGTTACTACGTTGTAGTTTTATATTCTTAAATGTATCAGTACCACCAATTTATTTTtaagtttttatataaatattgttGTAGAAAAGCACTGGCACGTAGCAACAAgacacttttttttcttctgtgaatgGTTATGCAGTTCCCTCACTTGgtatcatgtttttttattattactttttataGGTGGCAATTCTGTATTTTCCTTGTATTACCTAATGGTATTCTGTATATGTCACTGTCTATAATATCTGAATAATCATGAACATttgctctttaaaaaaaaatacttgagGGCAACCAAGTAGACCCTGTTTTAATGATTGAATGGAGAACTACAACTGCCACTAAAGAACTACGAATCCCATGCAATGATAGCAGGTACATAGCAATATGATTCTTGCTACTGGCACTGCAGTAGCCCTACCGTAACTAGCAATAATAACTATGTATAGAATTGGGTTTCTGAGATCTCTCCAAGAGGTTTTGTGTATATATGGTCTGGTATGAGATTTCATTGAATCCCCCCTCCCTGCCAACTGACCTTGTTAACCCCTTGAATTGAGTTTGTATGGTTATCAATGCTCCTTTTGAATGGCATCCTTTTACACTCAAGAgtctaatataaataaaaaataacttcAATAACCTTCAGCTGGTCTTCATGGTGTCTACGAGTCAATGCAATGTATGTAACAAACAAGGCTTAACAGAGACAAGAGATTCATACTGAAAACAAGAGGTCAAAGTTTAATATAAATACGTTTCACTATAATGAACCTCGGAGCTTGGGTTTGTGTGAGAGTCAGTCACACATGTGTACCAGAGACAGCGCTCCTACTATTTTGGATATGCATAGATCAATAAGAGAGATACAACACAAACGCAGAGTTTACAGTCACAAAAACAGTGTTTTTGCATGTTATTCAAAGACTATTCAAGAGTAGTGTACTTTATATTCCTGCCACAGTTCCTTTCAGATTTAAAACAAGACTACCTTTCTAACATCTTTCATTCATGATATAGCTGTGTAAAACTCAACCTGAAGATACTTTCAATCTGCACTAATTGGCAGTCCATCCTAATTAAAGTGTGGATCAGCTGCACACTTCACACAAAATTAACATCACATTGACAAAAACAAATGGAGGTTCACAAAGTAATTGTGATGGATAACAGCTCTTAACCAAATTAAAAAATCTTTAAAAAAGGAAACGTGTCAAAATCCCAAAACTTTGGCACGCTATAAAAAGTGTCAACAAGGTTGCAGTGAATGTACCAAAACATGCAAAGACACTGGAGGCCCTTAAATGCCTCATTAGGTGGAACCATTGGAGTACCTGTGAGAACAAAGACAGGGCTAACAAATCAAAGTCAGTGCATAGAAGGTTTACAACAACACTTGTGGGAAGAAACGGTGCGGCTTGATAACTTATACATTTGACATGACCGTCTTTTACGCACAGTACAAACTGATCTAATTTtggtgattaaattgtaatagaCTACAACATTTAACCCTTTTTCAACTAGTCTCTATTGCAGATGTttttccatcacacacacactgcaatcTTTCCTAACATAAACAGAGACATTTCAGTCATGATCATATCTCAAATGTCATCAAACAAACCAACAATTGCCTCAAACTTTGTAAGCTTCGATGCACCTTCCTAGTGTTAAAAATAAAGGTACTGAGAGAAGGACAACGCAGATACAGGGGTCATATAAGAGCAAAAGCATGTACAGCGGCTACAATCACAACAGTTCTTCATACCAGGAGTAACGCCCGTCACTGCTTCTCTTTGGAATTGTGTAgatattaaatgtattttagtgCATTCCCTGAAGAGTTTTCTGtaaaaaaaagtctgtcatcATCCCAGAGGATATCTTTTTCCATGCTATGTAAGGGTATGTCCAAGGCATCACTTCTTAGGGTTGTCCGAGTTCAGCCATGAGCCGTCCTCCTCCACTTCCCGCTGGACGACCAGCAGCATCTCTGCCACGTCCTGAGAAAGCTGTTCGCTGAGAAATGTGCTGCACAGAAACAATGACGGCAACAGGGGAAAAGTTAGAACAACATGGACACAGACAGAGGGCAGAATACTGCAGTGCTCTAACACAAACAGTGAGGTAAGCCCCATGTGACCGCTCATATGGGATGACTCGCATGCTGCTCTCACCCAGAACAGGCATCATATGCCTGCTCTGAAGGTACATTTTGAATGCGCATTCTTACCGTagttctgcctctcccccaATACATAGAGGGCTCTTCAGTTTGGAGTCCAGGTTGTAGTACTGTCCGTTGACTTGCCGAACCGCGAGCCAGTGCCGCCGTCGGAGTGGGAGGGACACGATCCCCAGAGACATCCGGGATGGGACATTAAGAATAAAACCATGGACCTTTGACATGCATAGGCTCTGAACCGTCCTGTATTAAAAAAGGGAGAATGGAAGTATCAAACAAGATTTCCACCTTGAGATCTCCTTAGTTATCTATCGGTTATGTTTAGTATGTTCCATGGTGGACTGTTTCATTAATTCACCTGAACCTGGTTTAACAATTTCCCCAAATGAATGCCTAATATATAGCTGTAGATAGTTAGGAGTGTAAGCAAAAGATGAGTCAGGCCTCATACGCAACATGCCTTGGGGTTGCATTGCATGATGGTCTAGTATTATGGCCTACTACTTGTGCAGAAATGGGTGTTTCCATCTGTCTGTGAGACTAAaaagatatataaatataactttTCCACACATTTCTCAGAACAAATGTCCTTCTGTAACTAAAGACATCTCTATTTGTACATTTGATATTGAAATAATTATTGAAATAAGTAATGCATATCCAAATACAGTAAGTAATCTGTGCTTTGGTGTGGACCGCCTCTCAAACACAAAAAGCTTGAATTGTTTCCCCTGGGCTCAAGACTCAGTGTGTCTCACCTGCGTTTGTCCCACCACACTGCAGCCAGTTCCCGGCTCTGTAGGGCCGCCATGATGACGTTGACGTCATAGTTTCCTGTTCCTAACACTGAGCGATGAGGGTTCACCACACACTGTGGAGCCAGCCTGCAGAAAAGGAGCCATAAAGCATattagagagaaaaaaaaacaaagtaTTTGTTGCAGCCACGTTTTAATGTTGTCCTATTGCTGCCAGGTCTGTTGGTACCATATGGTATTTTCTGCAAATACATTTCCAAACTCAGGGCTTAAATCTAGAGCCCAATGTAACGGTTATGTAACTGGGATACAGCTACATGTTATATTTCTAAAACGGCCCTTCATTCtaataaaacatgtttctgtGAGTTGAGTAAGTCACAGGGTTTCCCGCAGTAAATTATTTCGCCAAGGTCACAAGCTTCATGAATCATCTTGTTTCATAGTCCATTCAGTTAGTTAAATACTTCCATAACAACAGTCACACTAAATGACATTGCTCTTTCAGTGTGAAGACTGAAGTTTTTTCCTGAGGGTTAATGTTctataacacaaaacaataagaaATCCTGTGACTGGTTCATGTCGGTTAACACACTATATTTGAAACAAATTCAGGTTATGAACAACATCCTTATGTTACTTGATAGTGAAGCCACATAGTGTTCCCTTCCATGTGTTAACAGAGAATGACTTTTGTgttaaaaaaatgcatatttttaaCTTGCTTTATATAAAGGAGTTCAATGTGTTTTAGCTCCATGAGAAGACACACCGACGCCTCCTTCCAAAGTTACCCTACCGTTTGCAGATGTCATCGGCTGTCTCCTTGGTGAACACCCGCTCCTGGAGCACGTTGTTGAGAGCATGGATCGCACACAGCTCCAGTCTTTGTTTCTCATGAAACACTTCTCCATCGCTCATTCTAAAGCTAAATACACACAAAGCAAACAGAAAATAAACAGATAAACATTAGCTGTGATAGAGTTAGCTTAGTTGCTGTCCCAGCACAGTCCATTCATGAGTCGTTAGCTTACCGTAACGGAGGCTAAACCGTGACAGCCCGCTGGTTATACTCTGTGTTCGGACAGCAAAACAACGGCAAAGTGAACTATTATTAATTGACAATAGCTACATGAAGCTACTGACCTGCTGATAAAGCGCTTccccgtttaaaaaaaaaaaatatgctGGAGTCTGACAGCTACATCCAGAAACCGGAAGTAGATCCGTTGTTTTTGTTGTGATGTGCGGGTGTCACACCCATGTATGGTATTCTCAACAACAAGAGTGCAAAAAAATCCTCTTTTCCCGTCGTTTTGGATATTATATCCGTtcaaatatatatacagttaAATAAACGTCATGAAGTTATCTTCTAACGCACACTAACGTTCTCAGTCCACCAGTCTCTGTGCACGTTGTGTTGAAGCGCCCCCTAGTGCCGAGCCTGCTTATTCTGGTGGTGATTACATTATGTTGAATACAGGAAACTATCCCACACATTTGGAAACATCTGCAATATCACATTTAAAAAGCTTTACTTATGTctaatgttttatttgttaatgtGTCAAGTTCATTTTTCTTCTGTAGCTCAATTCATTACTTAAATCAGTCAGTTTATTGAACAACAAAAGAGTAATAATCTTTTGCTAAATTATGTAATATTCTTTCCCTGAAACATCTGACCAATTATCCTTATAACTTCATATGTAATTGTTTCATATTTGTTCTCATTTTATGCTGCTATTGTTTTCTGAATGTTATGTATATTACCCTTTTCTCAAATTAAAAAAGATAAAATtacaatgtattatattatttctGGGTTGTATTAATGGACCATAAAGACATATATTGCATACTTCACACTGATTTTATAAAGTGTTATGTGTTTaagtttttttaatgttatctttgtatttCCCAAAACAAATTCAAACAAATGACACACATTAATGCTGTAATACCACATTTACATTAtgacataaaataaatcaaacaaaaacacacaaacaaacaaaactatGGCAAAAGCAAACAAAATCAGATAGTTTGTGTGttgccatttaaaaaataaaataaaaatgtgtttaatGCTGAATATAAGTAATATATATGAGAATATTGCTTGAAATGTACAATATGATACTAATGCCAAAGTGATGTTAGTATTCATTGTAAGTAAAATTACAGTAAGTGTAGTCCACATTGCACAGCTTATATATATAATGGCCTAATTATGGGGTAAGGGGTGAAATAGTCAAAGGTCCAGTCTATTGACTCGGAGTGTTTGAGGAAGGAGGAGTTGAACAATGTGATGGCCAGGCAGGAATGATTTCCTGCGGCGCTCTGTGTTGCATCTCAGATGAATGAGTCTTGTAGTGAATGTTCTCCTTTGTTCAACCAGCACATCATTGAGTGGGTGGGAGGTATTGTCCAATATGACATGTACCTTGGACAGCATCTTTCTGTTAGTggctgtattagattaacatctacacatgcttattgtagttgtatgtGCACTACCTTGCGCCCTttagcaccatccttgatggagcatatgtgtgggctggacctgtatttttcaggaaaggagtgagcagagggtagagttgttgattcttgttctgttttctgtgactatctgcctcaccctctcagactttcagttgcgcacgctactaaagagacgcgctaccatggaaaccaaacaatggtgtagctgtattaaagtccgagtggaaacagtcctgagaaaatctgatttagtcagaaatcgggagaaatgcgggagaaatatgaccccgggaggaaaccgggagagggttatgaaatcgggagtctcccgcgaaaatcgggagggttggcaagtatgtatgcaatacatttttattttaaatgtttaattgtATTGTAACGACCCTGTATAGGGTGCTGAGTGTGTCACTCAAGCatcccccgtctctctgccaatcacagagctgcacAGTGATGCTGGTCGGGGTGcgcatagatatatagataataTATATAGGggtgcgggcctgtggttgggggAGGGTGGGGGAAGTTGTGACGTTGACCCTGCTTTGTGTCTGTGAGTTAGGGAGTAGAGTTCAGAGTGATGATTAACCTGCAACCTGTAACATGTAACCTGAGCTGTATACCGTATAACCGTAAGCGAACAAAGGAGTTATTAAACCCAATCACTGAAACCTGTGCCTGTCCGACTCCTCTTGTCGAACGTTACAGTATTTTACTTATAGGCTACGAGGTTTATCTTTTCAATACTGTTCAAGGGTGGGAGTGAGTTTTTCAAACAGACCAATGACTGAATAGCATCAGTCGTAATTTCGACTCGGATAGGCTGAGAGGGCTTCTAGCTGTGACGCAACGACAATAATGTATCATGATTGGCTCAAGGCCCCTGACGTGCAAAGTAACTAAGATGCCCATTGGTCCATGGTAGTAGGTTAAACTGGGGATTGTATTTTTGTTCCTGTGTCAAcgaaaagaagaaaagaagagtaGCCAGTCAGACCCGGCTAAGTTTCATCACAGATAGTTTGTTCACACATTACGAAAAGGTCTCCTTGTATCTGATAATAGCCATACATCCAACGCTTTAGAAGATCTCCTTTTGAAGATGGTAAGTCTGCTAGCCGAGTGTATTGCTACGACCAATGCAAGTAGCTGCTAGCTTGATCCGACGTTTAGCCGTCGCCAGCCGTCGAGCTTTTCATTTTGGTTGTGTCTATTTGCTGGAGTCTATGACCTTAATTAGAAATCGTCATCTACATTTGCATAATGTAATAGATAAACTGATTAAAGTACATACTGTATCATGCATTTCAAGTAAACCGAGTGGCGTGTATATTAACGTAATCAGATACATGCTAGGCTAGTATCGCTAGCGGTACTGAAACACTAACGTAACGTAAAAGTTACCCTACGAGAGGAGAGTCTTTAACAGATGTACAATAACCCTACGATTATACAAATGTTCCGTGGCTCTACTGATTGTATAATTGCCAGATTGTATTATGTCAAACAAATGAAGTTATTTATAAACTTTGTTTTTAGAGTTATGGGATGCTTTAATGGTGTAAGAGCTGTGTAGCTCAACCTTAACGTCTCAATGTCTTTATTGTTAGGAGTTGAAATAATTATTAATACATAAGGAAAAGCAAACGCATATAGATAAACCATTAACTCACCTACAAGCCCATCAATTTGTATGTTAACAGCTTAAAAGGCAACATATTTTCAATAGATGGTCAATGTGACTAAGGCCAGTCGCATTTTATTAATATTTGTCTAGGTTGTATTGATAAAAACACTGATATTGAACAATGTTTGTTGACGTTATTAAAAATGGCAGTTGCGTCGTTTTTGTCGATGTGTTAATAAGCTTAACAGATTAATCGTCAAATTAATTTACAAGTTTTCGTTTTTGCACTTATTTTgtaggtaaaataaaaatgcaggTGCAAAACAGTTGTCCTGTAATGGAACTAAGAGAACGATGAACTACTTTGTATAGTCTTGGTGATACGATGTAGGATACACAATGCAACTCATAAGCAGTTCTAAATAACATTGACCGCCATTTAGCAGTAAAATAAAAACGAAAACTCATGGAATTCAATGTTCTCAACTCTTGAGAGTATTGAGTTTACATAATGCACACTGGAGGTAACATAACCATATTTCTGTCTCTGTCCAGAACTCCAATGTGGAGAATTTGCCTCCTCATATTCTTCGCTTGGTCTACAAAGAGGTTGCAGCGTTAGCAGCAGACCCCCCCGAGGGTATCAAGGTTTATCCCAGTGAGGAAGACATCACTGAGCTCCATACAGCAATCGAAGGACCAGGTAAGGATTGCAAAACTGTCGTACCAAACTGGCATCAGCCATTATaagataataaataaaaacaacttttGTATATGTGTTCACAAGGTAAGAAATGTTGCATTATTAGACATTAAACCATCTTCAGCAGAGAGATATGTTGTCTGTATTGTCTTTTATTAATTTCAAGCTCTCACTGCTGTGCTTTTCACATCTTAGTTTTTGGTTTGGATTTATTTCTGTTGTTTCTGTCCGTTTCAGATGTTTTCTTATGATATTATATGTCTGAAACCCTGGTCAAATTGAATTATTGAAAAGTCAAAACTGAAcatgtatttttacatttttatcaaTTGCACCTGCTTACTATCTGGTTACAATCACATCATTCTCGATGAAGATACTTCAAAGGTCCACTTAAACAAGAGCTATGCCTCGTTCGGACAGACCATGAAAGATTTTCTGTTTTACGTAAGTTAACTCAGTTGCTGCTCCATGACCCTGTTTGTTGTTATGTAGCATGTATCGCAGTCAAGACATACTGTTCATGAGATGAATTCTTTATGCTTTGACAGAGGGAACTCCGTTTGCTGGCGGCGTTTTCCGAATGCGTCTGGTCCTCGGGAAGGACTTCCCTGCGGTTCCACCCAAGGGGTATTTCCTGACCAAGATTTTTCACCCTAATGTGGGTCACAAGGGAGAGATCTGTGTCAACGTGTTGAAGAGGGACTGGAAGGCAGAGCTCGGCATCAGACACGTCTTGCTTGTAAGGGGAACCATCAGTCTTTGCAGTTCTGAGTGTTAGCTGCGCTGCTGTCACTGTTTTTACATTTCCATCTCCTTTATTTCCCCACAGACAATCAAGTGTCTTCTCATCCATCCGAATCCTGAGTCCGCTCTGAACGAAGAAGCCGGGCGTTTGCTGTTCGAGGACTATGCAGAATACGAGTCCCGCGCTCGTCTGCTCACAGAGATCCACGCCATGGGCCCTTCTGGGGCCCTTCAGGACCCTAACGACGGCCCCCAGCCAAAGAAGCACGCAGGTGACCCCATGAAGAGAGCTGGACCCAGCGCAGCACCGGTGCCAGCAACTCTGGGCAACGGAGCGAACGCAGCCAGTACCACCAGCAATACCAACAGTAGCACTAATAACGTAGCAGGGAAAAAGAAAGCAGATAAAAAGAGGGCATTGAGGCGACTTTAATACCTCTGCAAaattctcagtgtgtgtgtgtgtacgtgtgagaGCGAGTGTGTGTAAATATAATTATTGAAGTTTGCTTACAAGGTTTTTGTTCCTTCTTTTTACCACCTATTAAGACTTTCCACTTTGTACTCATACCTTAGCTTCTGTTTTGCCTCCAGTTTGTCCTGTTGGCATAACAGCTTTGTTAATTATTTCCATACCGAATGATAACATATTTGTTACTCTTTTTAAAGGATATACAACTCCTTAACTGCGGAAATCATGCCATCCGTTGTGTTTTGCCCTCTGCCTTTTGTGAATGAATGAGTCAAGGAAAATGTTTCACTGTTCAAATCATGGCCTCTAAAGTCTGTCCAATGAGATCTACCCACTATTGTCTCTTTTTAAAGTGTTTCCTGGTAAATGCTGCTGTGATGGTACTGTGTACTGCACCGCCAGGCTTAACCAATATGTTGTTTTGAATAAAATGAGCTTTTCAAATTGACATCAGTGGAAATAATGGTAGAAGTTGTTTGTTAActcaaacatatttttaaatagtATTTTTCATATTGCTATCTCTATGAAGTAAAGGTATATGGAAAGACTTGGCAGTGGAGTATAAGAAGTCTGTTATGTGGTTCATGGGATCTCAACCACTTTTTTATGTTAATTTTTCTAAAATGGTTTTACTGTCTAGTATTTTCAAAGGTTGTTTATAATCGACATGTTCATATTCAGCGGTCTTGTGGTTGTGTGTGAAGACCTAGATCAGTGGCTGTAAGGGAACAAGGTAGTTTGCCAGACTACTTTATAGAAAATTAAATATCTATTTGTATCATAAATACAGTGATGAGACTCACCCCTGCTCCCATACAAAGCAGTGTGTGTCTCAGGTACCCAGCTCTCCTACCAGCCATGTGGAtacttgaggagacatctgtACGACAAAGTCCACGTTTGATAGATCTTGTCTCCCCACTTGTAGCACTGTTCGGGTTTTCTAGGTTTTCTTTCCACACTAAATGCATGCAGGGCTTACATTTCCCAAGGAAACACACTGAAGTGCACTGTCTTAGTTTGGGtggaaaatgtgcctctgaatcaCCTGTCACTGCAGATTGTTGGCTGGATATTTTGTGTccattttaaattatttaaattaataaaacattgaaatacaagAAGTTAAATGAACAAAAGGAGTCCTCTTATTTTGGGTTCTTTGCCTgcataataatgtattatagaACCTTATCTGTTCTGCAATAGGTGAATGCGGCTTTTACTGCTCTGTGACGTACAAAAGCACTTTATTTAACAGAATTCTCCTGTTATGCAGTGATGGAATGACCATTATGAACAAT
This genomic window from Pseudochaenichthys georgianus chromosome 16, fPseGeo1.2, whole genome shotgun sequence contains:
- the josd2 gene encoding josephin-2; this translates as MSDGEVFHEKQRLELCAIHALNNVLQERVFTKETADDICKRLAPQCVVNPHRSVLGTGNYDVNVIMAALQSRELAAVWWDKRRTVQSLCMSKVHGFILNVPSRMSLGIVSLPLRRRHWLAVRQVNGQYYNLDSKLKSPLCIGGEAELRTFLSEQLSQDVAEMLLVVQREVEEDGSWLNSDNPKK
- the ube2s gene encoding ubiquitin-conjugating enzyme E2 S — translated: MNSNVENLPPHILRLVYKEVAALAADPPEGIKVYPSEEDITELHTAIEGPEGTPFAGGVFRMRLVLGKDFPAVPPKGYFLTKIFHPNVGHKGEICVNVLKRDWKAELGIRHVLLTIKCLLIHPNPESALNEEAGRLLFEDYAEYESRARLLTEIHAMGPSGALQDPNDGPQPKKHAGDPMKRAGPSAAPVPATLGNGANAASTTSNTNSSTNNVAGKKKADKKRALRRL